From a single Seriola aureovittata isolate HTS-2021-v1 ecotype China chromosome 18, ASM2101889v1, whole genome shotgun sequence genomic region:
- the zgc:122979 gene encoding dnaJ homolog subfamily B member 5, whose protein sequence is MVLIWTQFGMKHKNVNVKCKVRVMHRGDSSGSSSSAESSKSEQDTPCLSIKPTGKDFYKILGVAPESNEDEIKKAYRKMALKFHPDKNSDADAEDKFKEIAEAYEILTDPKKRSIYDQFGEEGLKNGMSLAGQGNVFRNNFPNDPHATFSSFFHGSDHFDIFFGSENDGEDDLFNPFRRFTFSHVGGFAGNEGGLRRGQRRLQGDAVVHDLLVTLDDVMHGCTKHVKITRSRLNPDGRSLRSEDKVLNVVVKKGWKAGTKITFPREGDETPNNTPADITFILRDEEHSQYKREGSNIVYTAKITLKEALCGCTVNVPTLDNRMMPLPCSDVIKPGAVRRLRGEGLPLPKSPSQRGDLVVEFQVLFPDRIPPQSREIIKHSLAQC, encoded by the exons ATGGTTCTCATCTGGACACAGTTCGGTATgaagcacaaaaatgtcaatgtcaagTGCAAAGTGCGAGTTATGCACAGAGGCGACAGCTCgggctcatcatcatcagcg GAAAGCAGCAAGTCTGAGCAGGACACACCCTGCCTGTCCATCAAACCCACAGGCAAGGACTTCTACAAAATCCTGGGTGTGGCCCCTGAATCCAATGAAGATGAGATCAAGAAGGCCTACAGGAAGATGGCTCTCAAGTTCCACCCAGACAAGAACAGCGATGCTGATGCAGAGGACAAGTTCAAAGAGATCGCTGAGGCCTACGAGATCCTGACTGACCCCAAGAAGAGAAGCATATATGACCAGTTTGGAGAAGAAG gCCTAAAAAATGGAATGTCACTGGCAGGCCAAGGCAACGTTTTCCGCAATAATTTCCCCAACGACCCCCATgccaccttctcctccttcttccatGGTTCCGACCACTTCGACATCTTCTTTGGCAGTGAAAATGACGGTGAAGATGACCTCTTCAACCCTTTCAGACGGTTCACCTTCAGCCACGTGGGCGGGTTTGCCGGCAATGAGGGTGGGCTGCGAAGAGGCCAGCGACGCCTGCAGGGCGATGCAGTGGTGCACGATCTGCTGGTGACCCTTGATGATGTGATGCACGGCTGCACCAAGCACGTGAAGATCACCCGCAGCCGGCTCAACCCCGACGGCCGCAGCCTGCGATCTGAAGACAAGGTGCTAAATGTGGTGGTGAAGAAAGGCTGGAAAGCGGGGACCAAGATCACCTTCCCCAGGGAGGGGGATGAGACACCCAACAACACCCCTGCAGACATCACCTTCATTCTCAGGGATGAGGAGCACTCTCAGTACAAGAGAGAGGGCTCCAACATCGTCTACACGGCCAAGATCACCCTCAAAGAG GCTCTCTGTGGCTGCACTGTCAACGTCCCCACACTCGACAACCGGATGATGCCTCTACCATGCAGTGACGTTATCAAACCTGGTGCTGTCCGGAGGCTGAGGGGCGAAGGTCTGCCCCTGCCCAAGAGCCCGTCCCAGAGAGGCGACTTGGTGGTGGAGTTCCAGGTGCTCTTCCCCGACAGGATCCCACCGCAGTCCCGCGAGATCATCAAGCACAGCCTGGCCCAGTGTTAG
- the hwa gene encoding protein huluwa isoform X2: MSHISQTTPSNLTEGYPVTNLTLVVLLLIPCVVILLLLNCLFLGYKLLILSKSNNRQKREDAEMMLLQSTLQRVTREPSLQAGRRAYMSVSEPVLPHPVTSSRASSRERVGVDHRIRLLRPDGATGSGSLRAPSTIRATSSAAGFTPRLDLPSGSRTHSVSKAGWCRSAPLLPQSSDSEAETRVNLVPPNSPTEIEHVGYICRSSPYEMLTDVNPGVAVHMFDKVDMECEYTNPPSEMSCLSTSAVGPGLDSDFGASAGVSLRILSADSDGLSNGVLASALEWDYYDPCYVKQNNVPKHKHHRPAIHTKQYWV; encoded by the exons ATGTCGCACATAAGTCAGACCACACCATCAAATCTGACAGAAGGTTACCCTGTGACAAACCTGACTTTAGTCGTCCTTCTGCTCATACCCTGCGTGGTCATCCTGCTTCTGCTCAACTGCCTCTTCCTGGGATACAAGTTACTGATCCTGTCAAAGagcaacaacagacagaaacgAGAGGACGCAGAGATGATGCTCTTACAGTCCACCCTGCAAAGAGTCACCAGAGAACCCTCGCTGCAGGCCGGGAGGAGAGCGTACATGTCTGTGTCGGAGCCTGTCCTGCCGCATCCTGTCACTTCTTCCAGGGCTTCATCCAGGGAGAGGGTCGGGGTGGATCACAGGATTCGGCTCTTAAGACCAGATGGTGCCACCGGCTCAGGGTCCCTGAGGGCGCCGAGCACCATCCGGGccacttcctctgcagctggttTCACCCCAAGACTTGACCTGCCCTCCGGCTCACGGACTCACAGCGTCAGCAAGGCGGGCTGGTGTAGAAGCGCACCACTGTTACCGCAGTCCAGTGACTCAGAGGCCGAAACCAGAGTGAACCTAGTTCCACCAAACTCTCCCACG GAGATAGAACATGTGGGTTATATTTGTCGGAGCAGCCCGTACGAGATGCTGACAGATGTGAACCCAGGTGTTGCAGTGCACATGTTTGACAAAGTAGATATGGAGTGTGAGTACACCAACCCACCCTCAGAGATGTCTTGCCTGAGCACATCTGCAGTGGGTCCTGGACTCGACAGCGACTTTGGTGCAAGTGCAG GTGTCTCCCTGCGGATTTTGTCTGCAGACAGTGACGGTCTGTCCAACGGTGTGTTGGCCTCAGCTTTGGAGTGGGATTATTATGACCCCTGCTACGTCAAACAGAATAATGTCCCCAAACATAAACACCACAGGCCTGCAATACACACTAAACAGTACTGGGTGTGA
- the hwa gene encoding protein huluwa isoform X1: protein MSHISQTTPSNLTEGYPVTNLTLVVLLLIPCVVILLLLNCLFLGYKLLILSKSNNRQKREDAEMMLLQSTLQRVTREPSLQAGRRAYMSVSEPVLPHPVTSSRASSRERVGVDHRIRLLRPDGATGSGSLRAPSTIRATSSAAGFTPRLDLPSGSRTHSVSKAGWCRSAPLLPQSSDSEAETRVNLVPPNSPTQEIEHVGYICRSSPYEMLTDVNPGVAVHMFDKVDMECEYTNPPSEMSCLSTSAVGPGLDSDFGASAGVSLRILSADSDGLSNGVLASALEWDYYDPCYVKQNNVPKHKHHRPAIHTKQYWV, encoded by the exons ATGTCGCACATAAGTCAGACCACACCATCAAATCTGACAGAAGGTTACCCTGTGACAAACCTGACTTTAGTCGTCCTTCTGCTCATACCCTGCGTGGTCATCCTGCTTCTGCTCAACTGCCTCTTCCTGGGATACAAGTTACTGATCCTGTCAAAGagcaacaacagacagaaacgAGAGGACGCAGAGATGATGCTCTTACAGTCCACCCTGCAAAGAGTCACCAGAGAACCCTCGCTGCAGGCCGGGAGGAGAGCGTACATGTCTGTGTCGGAGCCTGTCCTGCCGCATCCTGTCACTTCTTCCAGGGCTTCATCCAGGGAGAGGGTCGGGGTGGATCACAGGATTCGGCTCTTAAGACCAGATGGTGCCACCGGCTCAGGGTCCCTGAGGGCGCCGAGCACCATCCGGGccacttcctctgcagctggttTCACCCCAAGACTTGACCTGCCCTCCGGCTCACGGACTCACAGCGTCAGCAAGGCGGGCTGGTGTAGAAGCGCACCACTGTTACCGCAGTCCAGTGACTCAGAGGCCGAAACCAGAGTGAACCTAGTTCCACCAAACTCTCCCACG CAGGAGATAGAACATGTGGGTTATATTTGTCGGAGCAGCCCGTACGAGATGCTGACAGATGTGAACCCAGGTGTTGCAGTGCACATGTTTGACAAAGTAGATATGGAGTGTGAGTACACCAACCCACCCTCAGAGATGTCTTGCCTGAGCACATCTGCAGTGGGTCCTGGACTCGACAGCGACTTTGGTGCAAGTGCAG GTGTCTCCCTGCGGATTTTGTCTGCAGACAGTGACGGTCTGTCCAACGGTGTGTTGGCCTCAGCTTTGGAGTGGGATTATTATGACCCCTGCTACGTCAAACAGAATAATGTCCCCAAACATAAACACCACAGGCCTGCAATACACACTAAACAGTACTGGGTGTGA
- the atp5fa1 gene encoding ATP synthase subunit alpha, mitochondrial codes for MLSVRVAAALARTLPRRAGFVSKNVAAACVGAKNLHTTRPWLQKTGTAEVSSILEEKIMGADTSADLEETGRVLSIGDGIARVYGLRNVQAEEMVEFSSGLKGMSLNLEPDNVGVVVFGNDKLIKEGDIVKRTGAIVDVPVGEELLGRVVDALGNAIDGKGPLGSSIRRRVGLKAPGIIPRISVREPMQTGIKAVDSLVPIGRGQRELIIGDRQTGKTAIAIDTIINQKRFNEGTDEKKKLYCIYVAIGQKRSTVAQLVKRLTDADAMKYTIVVSATASDAAPLQYLAPYSGCSMGEYFRDNGKHALIIYDDLSKQAVAYRQMSLLLRRPPGREAYPGDVFYLHSRLLERAAKMNDNFGGGSLTALPVIETQAGDVSAYIPTNVISITDGQIFLETELFYKGIRPAINVGLSVSRVGSAAQTRAMKQVAGTMKLELAQYREVAAFAQFGSDLDAATQQLLNRGVRLTELLKQGQYSPMAIEEQVTVIYAGVRGHLDKMEPSKITKFEKAFLQHILSQHQDLLAAIRADGKISEASDAKLKQIVLTFLSSFE; via the exons ATGCTGTCAGTTCGCGTCGCAGCGGCTCTTGCCCGCACCCTACCTCGACGGGCTGGATTT GTATCCAAGAACGTTGCTGCTGCATGTGTAGGAGCCAAGAATCTACACACCACCCGACCATGGCTGCAGAAAACAG GCACAGCCGAGGTCTCATCCATCCTGGAGGAGAAGATCATGGGAGCTGACACCAGTGCTGATTTGGAAGAGACTGGTCGCGTGCTGTCCATCGGTGATGGTATTGCCAGAGTGTACGGTCTTAGGAATGTACAGGCTGAGGAGATGGTGGAGTTCTCCTCTGGTCTGAAG GGCATGTCTCTGAACTTGGAGCCTGACAACgttggtgttgtggtgtttggTAACGACAAGTTGATCAAGGAGGGCGACATTGTCAAGAGAACAGGTGCTATTGTAGATGTTCCTGTTGGTGAAGAGCTCCTGGGCCGTGTTGTCGATGCTCTGGGAAATGCCATCGATGGAAAG GGCCCCCTTGGCTCCTCGATCCGCAGGCGTGTGGGTCTGAAGGCCCCTGGTATCATCCCCCGTATCTCTGTGAGGGAGCCCATGCAGACCGGCATCAAAGCCGTGGACAGTCTGGTCCCCATCGGTCGTGGACAGCGTGAGCTCATCATCGGGGACAGGCAGACTGG CAAAACCGCAATTGCCATCGACACTATCATCAACCAGAAGCGCTTCAACGAAGGAACtgatgagaagaagaagctgtatTGCATCTACGTCGCTATCGGCCAGAAGAGATCCACTGTGGCTCAGCTGGTGAAGAGGCTCACTGATGCTGACGCCATGAAGTATACCATCGTGGTGTCTGCTACTGCCTCTGACGCCGCTCCGCTGCAGTACCTGGCTCCCTACTCCGGCTGCTCCATGGGAGAGTACTTCAGAGACAACGGCAAGCACGCCCTGATCATCTACGACGATCTGTCCAAGcag GCTGTTGCCTACCGTCAGATGTCCCTGCTGCTCCGTCGTCCTCCCGGTCGTGAGGCTTACCCAGGAGACGTCTTCTACTTGCATTCCCGTCTGCTGGAGAGAGCCGCTAAGATGAACGATAACTTCGGTGGCGGCTCCCTCACAGCCCTTCCCGTTATTGAGACACAGGCTGGCGACGTCTCAGCCTACATTCCAACTAATGTCATCTCCATCACAGACggacag ATCTTCTTGGAGACTGAGCTGTTCTACAAGGGCATTCGTCCAGCCATCAACGTGGGTCTGTCTGTGTCACGTGTCGGCTCTGCTGCCCAGACCCGGGCCATGAAGCAG GTGGCCGGTACCATGAAGCTCGAGCTGGCCCAGTACCGTGAGGTGGCTGCCTTCGCCCAGTTTGGTTCTGACTTGGACGCTGCcactcagcagctgctgaaccGTGGTGTTCGTCTGACTGAGCTCCTCAAACAGGGGCAGTACT CTCCCATGGCTATTGAAGAGCAGGTAACAGTCATTTATGCTGGTGTGAGGGGACACCTGGACAAAATGGAGCCTAGCAAGATCACCAAGTTTGAGAAGGCGTTCCTGCAGCACATACTGAGCCAGCACCAAGACCTGCTGGCAGCTATTAG AGCTGATGGCAAAATCTCTGAGGCATCTGATGCCAAACTCAAGCAGATTGTGTTGACTTTCCTCTCCAGCTTTGAGTAA
- the ark2n gene encoding uncharacterized protein C18orf25 homolog isoform X2 — MDLWALGSTSMKMADSEKAEEFGDAECPPECLDEAQSATASLQGEQDEHLKTETTTSTSSPPREKEADSPLNTEGEQSLLSMPCLMKELRRDSPESQHASTGSDKPVSRHIYESDSSNPCMLSPSSSGHLADSDTLSSGEEGAGPPAGGEEEGNMEAVNDPGQAAGKQTSATATGGRKSRRSRSESEMPPNAMAAKKNRCQPTVVAAGGQEKQTNGKLGKVKGHRSQKHKERMRLLRQKREAAARKKYNLLQDSSTSDSELTCDSSTSTSEDEDDDTSGGSKTIKTDIPAGFRRASERSRVGAQIHGLLDSGSWDRNGIGSVLEEAMTRFAVMQRQTEERFRIWMEKLAHLDSDNDSSKRSSDALEGQQHHSQGARPSPPSSFLPSSESAETMAAYMLARENNSLTPTPINNNILPEVVTQNGNLGVPDPGLLNV, encoded by the exons ATGGACCTTTGGGCTCTGGGCTCAACTAGCATGAAGATGGCTGATTCAGAGAAGGCAGAGGAATTTGGGGATGCTGAGTGCCCCCCAGAGTGCCTTGACGAAGCACAATCAGCCACGGCTTCTCTTCAGGGAGAGCAGGATGAGCATCTGAAAACGGAGACCACCACCAGTACCAGCTCACCACCAAGGGAAAAGGAGGCAGACAGCCCCTTGAATACAGAGGGTGAGCAGAGTCTCCTCTCCATGCCATGCCTGATGAAAGAGCTCCGCCGAGACTCCCCAGAGTCCCAGCATGCCTCTACAGGGAGTGACAAGCCTGTGTCTCGACATATCTATGAGAGTGACTCCTCAAACCCCTGCATGCTCTCCCCCTCATCCAGTGGCCACCTCGCTGACTCAGACACACTCTCCTCAGGGGAAGAAGGTGCTGGtcctcctgcaggaggagaggaagagggcaaCATGGAAGCTGTAAATGATCCTGGGCAGGCAGCCGGAAAGCAAACATCTGCCACGGCGACAGGGGGGAGAAAGTCTCGGCGGTCACGTTCAGAGAGCGAGATGCCTCCCAATGCAATGGCTGCAAAGAAAAATCGCTGCCAGCCCACTGTGGTAGCAGCAGGAGggcaggaaaaacaaaccaatgGCAAGCTGGGGAAAGTGAAAGGCCATCGTAGCCAGAAACACAAGGAGCGTATGCGCTTGCTGAGACAAAAACGAGAGGCGGCAGCACGGAAGAAGTATAACCTGCTGCAGGACAGCAGTACGAGTGACAGCGAGCTCACATGTGACTCCAGCACCAGCACCTCTGAGGACGAGGATGATGACACTTCAGGAGGTAGCAAGACAATCAAGACAGATATTCCAG CTGGCTTCAGACGTGCATCGGAGAGATCCAGAGTGGGCGCCCAGATTCATGGGCTGCTGGACAGCGGTTCGTGGGACAGGAACGGCATCGGCAGCGTTCTGGAGGAGGCCATGACGCGCTTTGCCGTGATGCAGCGCCAGACTGAGGAGCGCTTCCGCATCTGGATGGAAAAGCTTGCACACCTCGACTCGGACAACGACTCATCCAAACGCTCAAGTGATGCCCTAGAGGGGCAGCAGCATCACTCCCAGGGGGCACGCCCGTCCCCGCCCAGTTCCTTTTTACCATCGTCAGAGTCTGCAGAGACTATGGCTGCCTACATGCTGGCACGAGAGAACAACAGTCTCACCCCCACCCCTATAAACAACAACATCCTACCTGAAGTGGTCACTCAGAATGGAAATCTAGGTGTTCCAGACCCTGGTCTCTTGAATGTTTAG